One window from the genome of Salvelinus fontinalis isolate EN_2023a chromosome 3, ASM2944872v1, whole genome shotgun sequence encodes:
- the LOC129851161 gene encoding alpha-1,3-galactosyltransferase 2-like isoform X1 yields MRVLYKAKRVLTCAGCASVLLFIVYFIPTSIRYFEGLIPMNRCHLAPGEKLKLGNSIDASLDLWSRGDVQTCTDWGAPVIWDGMFDPDHYDQEHRRNHSSVSLTVFAVGRYLDAYLEAFLLSAERHFMVALPVTYYVFTDVPERVPNIQLGPGRSLKVVRVQRHSRWQDISMMRMKAIADAIESQIRRYSRYVFCFDVDQVFVGRFGSEALGDSVALLHAYYYHRPQSLYTYDRNPRSRAYMETGDFYYHAAVFGGSWQTVKNMTETCYQTIMEDKENQVEALWHDESHLNKYLWLHKPSRVLSPEYCWSSDIGYRGDIHVTRMLWAKKKYDTLRITE; encoded by the exons AGTATTGTACAAGGCAAAGCGTGTATTAACATGTGCAGGATGTGCCTCTGTGCTGCTCTTCATAGTCTACTTCATACCTACATCAATAAG gtACTTTGAGGGCTTAATCCCCATGAACCGATGTCATCTAGCCCCTGGAGAGAAGCTGAAGCTGGGGAATAGTATAGATGCTTCCCTAGACCTTTG GTCCAGAGGTGATGTTCAGACCTGCACTGACTGGGGAGCCCCTGTGATCTGGGATGGGATGTTTGACCCAGATCATTACGACCAGGAGCACAGGAGGAaccattcctctgtctctctcactgtattCGCTGTGGGCAG GTATCTAGATGCCTACCTGGAGGCATTCCTTTTGTCCGCTGAGCGTCACTTTATGGTGGCTTTACCTGTGACATACTATGTGTTTACGGATGTTCCCGAGAGGGTACCAAACATCCAGCTCGGTCCTGGGCGGAGCCTGAAAGTTGTGAGGGTGCAGAGACACTCTCGCTGGCAGGACATCTCCATGATGCGTATGAAGGCCATTGCAGACGCCATTGAGTCACAGATTCGCCGATACAGCCGCTACGTCTTCTGCTTTGACGTGGACCAGGTGTTTGTGGGTCGGTTCGGCTCAGAGGCTCTGGGAGACTCTGTGGCTCTGCTCCACGCCTACTACTACCACCGACCACAGAGCCTGTACACCTACGACCGCAACCCCAGGTCCAGGGCCTACATGGAGACTGGGGACTTCTACTATCATGCTGCTGTGTTTGGAGGCTCGTGGCAGACAGTGAAAAATATGACGGAGACCTGTTACCAGACCATCATGGAGGACAAGGAGAACCAGGTGGAGGCTCTGTGGCATGATGAGAGTCACCTCAACAAGTACTTGTGGCTCCATAAGCCCAGTAGAGTGCTGTCTCCTGAGTACTGCTGGAGCAGTGACATTGGTTACCGTGGTGACATACATGTGACCCGCATGCTCTGGGCAAAGAAGAAATATGACACACTCCGGATTACAGAGTGA
- the LOC129851161 gene encoding alpha-1,3-galactosyltransferase 2-like isoform X2 codes for MNRCHLAPGEKLKLGNSIDASLDLWSRGDVQTCTDWGAPVIWDGMFDPDHYDQEHRRNHSSVSLTVFAVGRYLDAYLEAFLLSAERHFMVALPVTYYVFTDVPERVPNIQLGPGRSLKVVRVQRHSRWQDISMMRMKAIADAIESQIRRYSRYVFCFDVDQVFVGRFGSEALGDSVALLHAYYYHRPQSLYTYDRNPRSRAYMETGDFYYHAAVFGGSWQTVKNMTETCYQTIMEDKENQVEALWHDESHLNKYLWLHKPSRVLSPEYCWSSDIGYRGDIHVTRMLWAKKKYDTLRITE; via the exons ATGAACCGATGTCATCTAGCCCCTGGAGAGAAGCTGAAGCTGGGGAATAGTATAGATGCTTCCCTAGACCTTTG GTCCAGAGGTGATGTTCAGACCTGCACTGACTGGGGAGCCCCTGTGATCTGGGATGGGATGTTTGACCCAGATCATTACGACCAGGAGCACAGGAGGAaccattcctctgtctctctcactgtattCGCTGTGGGCAG GTATCTAGATGCCTACCTGGAGGCATTCCTTTTGTCCGCTGAGCGTCACTTTATGGTGGCTTTACCTGTGACATACTATGTGTTTACGGATGTTCCCGAGAGGGTACCAAACATCCAGCTCGGTCCTGGGCGGAGCCTGAAAGTTGTGAGGGTGCAGAGACACTCTCGCTGGCAGGACATCTCCATGATGCGTATGAAGGCCATTGCAGACGCCATTGAGTCACAGATTCGCCGATACAGCCGCTACGTCTTCTGCTTTGACGTGGACCAGGTGTTTGTGGGTCGGTTCGGCTCAGAGGCTCTGGGAGACTCTGTGGCTCTGCTCCACGCCTACTACTACCACCGACCACAGAGCCTGTACACCTACGACCGCAACCCCAGGTCCAGGGCCTACATGGAGACTGGGGACTTCTACTATCATGCTGCTGTGTTTGGAGGCTCGTGGCAGACAGTGAAAAATATGACGGAGACCTGTTACCAGACCATCATGGAGGACAAGGAGAACCAGGTGGAGGCTCTGTGGCATGATGAGAGTCACCTCAACAAGTACTTGTGGCTCCATAAGCCCAGTAGAGTGCTGTCTCCTGAGTACTGCTGGAGCAGTGACATTGGTTACCGTGGTGACATACATGTGACCCGCATGCTCTGGGCAAAGAAGAAATATGACACACTCCGGATTACAGAGTGA